Below is a window of Allomuricauda ruestringensis DSM 13258 DNA.
TTTGTTCAAAAAACTATCCGTTATTAAAAAGTCATTGTAATTCTTTAATTCTTCCGAAGCCAAGAACTCACCAAAACTCCATCCCAATTCCTTGTTTATCATTACAATGGAAAGGATTACGGCCAAAATCATAAAAAGTGTCTGCAAGGTATCGGTCCAAACAATGGTTTTTATTCCCCCTTTGTTTGTGTAGAGCCAAATCAATAAAATAGAAATGACCACCGTAAACTCGAAACGAACCCCAAGGTCATCAAAAACAAATTGCTGCAAAACAATGGCGACCAAGTACAATCTAAAAGCGGCACCCAAAACCCGGGATATAAAAAAGAAAAAGGCTCCGGTGCGGTGGCTTACTTTTCCAAAACGATCAAGCAAATACTCGTAAATAGAGGTGAGGTTCAGCTTGTAATACAGGGGCAACAATATAAATGCCACTACAAAATAGCCAAAAAGATATCCAAGAACCACTTGCATATAGGTCAATTGGCTATCTCCCACCCATCCGGGAACCGATATAAAGGTTACACCCGATAGCGAAGCACCCACCATACCAAAGGCAACAACGTACCATGGGGATTGCTTACCGGCCTTAAAAAAATCGGCGTTGGAATCGTTTTTACCAGTAAAGTATGAGATAAGGATGAGCACCAAGAAATAGGCACCTATAAGCAACAGAATTTGTGTGGCTGACATATTTGCAATTTGATTTGCAAAGTACGAAAGTAAATTGGTAACAGTAAAATCGTAATTTTGTAGTAGAATTGATGCTATGGAATTTTCATCGAAGCTATTGGAAAATGCAGTTTACGAAATGTCGCAATTGCCGGGAATCGGTAAGCGAACGGCATTACGGCTGGTATTGCACCTGCTAAAACAGCCCGAAGAAAGGACCGAACTGTTGGCACATGCCCTGCTAAAATTGAAGAGCGAGGTCAATTTTTGTAAAAACTGCCACAATATTTCCGATACCGAACTGTGCGAAATTTGCGCCAATCCCAAACGGGATGAAACCATCGTTTGTGTGGTGGAGGACATTAGGGATGTAATGGCCATTGAGAATACATCGCAGTACAATGGATTGTACCATGTACTGGGAGGTAAAATATCCCCCATGGAAGGCGTGGGTCCCCAAGACCTAAATATAGCATCGTTGGTCAATAAGGTGAAGAATGGAGTTGTAAAAGAATTGATTTTGGCCCTGAGTTCCACCATGGAAGGCGATACCACTAATTTTTATATTTATAAACAATTGGACGGACTGGAGGTTACAACTTCCACGATTGCCAGAGGTATCTCGGTCGGGGATGAATTGGAATATGCGGATGAGGTAACTTTGGGAAGAAGTATCATCAATAGAGTGCCTTTTGAAAGCTCTATAAAAGCGAATTAATGAATATAAATCAAAAATAAGTCGATTTCTTTAGTATTTTTGTAAAATACAAATCAAAATCACTTTGATAAATACGAATATGTCAAAATTTGAATTGAAATTACCGCAAATGGGAGAAAGTGTCGCAGAAGCTACCTTGACCAACTGGTTGAAGGAAGTGGGCGATACCATTGAGATGGACGAGGCCATCTTTGAAATTGCCACCGATAAAGTGGATTCCGAAGTTCCCAGTGAAGTAGATGGAGTATTGTTGGAAAAGCGGTTCAATGTAGATGATGTCATAAAAGTTGGTGAAGTGGTCGCCGTAATCCAAATAGAAGGTGAAGTTGATCATGTAGCGGATGACAGCTCCGATGAAGAAATGGTAGAGGAACCAGCAGAAGTACCAGCGAGGGAATTGGAAGCCCAAATGGCGGGAGTGAAAGAGTCTGTTTCCGCCCCAGCGCCCGATTTTTCAAGTTCGGAACGATTCTATTCACCTTTGGTGAAGAATATTGCCAAGGAAGAAAATGTTTCCATGGACGAATTGGAAGCCATTGTAGGAACGGGAAAAAAAGGCAGGGTCACAAAAAATGATATCATGGCCTATTTGGAAAACCGTTCCAATGGAAACGAAACCAAAGTAGAAGCAGCACCACAGCAAGAGGTCAAGACTGAAAAAGCATCCACACCCATAGCACCAAAAGAAACGGTTGCGGATAAACCAAAAGAATCCAAAGTTCAAGTGGGAGCAGGGGATGAGGTGATTCCGCTGACTCGAATGGGCAAATTGATCGCCCATCACATGATCGAGAGTGTATCTACATCGGCACATGTACAAAGTTTTGTGGAAGTGGATGTGACCAATGTGGTGAACTGGAGAAACAAGGTGAAGAATGCTTTCCAACAGCGAGAAGGTGAAAAATTGACCTTTACACCCATATTTATGGAAGCTGTGGCCATGGCCTTGAAAAAGTATCCGTTGATGAACATATCGTTGGATGGGGACAAGGTCATTAAAAAGAAAAACATCAACTTAGGTATGGCAGCAGCCCTGCCCGATGGTAATTTAATAGTTCCCGTGATTAAAAATGCCGATCAATTGAACTTGGTAGGCATGGCTAAAACAGTGAACGACCTTGCCAGTAGAGCGAGAAATAATCAGTTAAAGCCCGACGAGGTAAAAGATGGTACATACACGGTAACCAATGTCGGTTCCTTCGGAAGCGTATTCGGAACGCCGATCATCAATCAACCACAAGTGGGAATCCTTGCGTTGGGGGCCATTAGAAAAATGCCATCGGTCATAGAAACCGATCAAGGAGAATATATCGGTATCCGAAGTAAAATGTACCTATCGCACAGTTACGATCACCGCGTGGTAAACGGCGCATTGGGCGGAATGTTCGTTAAAGCCGTGGCCGATTATTTGGAAGCTTGGGACATAAACAGGGAAATATAACGGAAAACCGTTCATATTCTTTTCACTATTCTTAATTTAGAAGCCCAGTGAATTTTATTTAAAAAGTCCCACATGCAATTACAATTGACCAAACCTATCTGCTTTTTCGATTTGGAGACCACGGGAACCAACGTTGCAAAAGACAGAATAGTTGAAATATCCATCCTAAAGGTTTTTCCCAATGGAAACAAGGAAAGCAAGACATGGTTGGTGAACCCAGAAATGCCAATTCCTGCAGAATCTGAGGCCATTCATGGAATTTCCGATGAAAAGGTTGCTAACGAACCTACTTTTAAGCAATTGTCCAAAGATATCTATGCCATGATTCGCGATAGTGATTTGGCGGGTTTCAACTCCGACAGGTTTGATATTCCCCTGTTGGCGGAGGAAATGCTTCGGGCCGACGTGGATTTTGATATGAAGAGTATGGTCTCAGTAGATGTGCAGACCATTTTCCATAAAATGGAAAAGCGAACTTTGGAAGCGGCTTATAAATTCTATTGTGATAAGAATTTGGACGACGCCCATAGTGCCGAAGCTGATACCCTAGCAACCTATGAAGTATTGTTGGCACAGTTGGAACGGTATCCGGAACTTGAAAATGATATAAAAAAGCTGTCAGAGTTCACCACCAGAAGGCAAAATCTCGATTTTGCCGGTTTTATTGGATTGGATGAAGAGGAGAACCCTATTTTTTCCTTCGGAAAACACAAAGGGAAAACAGTGGACGAGGTCATGGAAAAAGAGCCCGGTTATTTTGGTTGGATTCTGAATGCCGATTTCCCGTTGTACACCAAAAAAGTACTTACCCAAATAAAGTTGAGCAAGCTCAACAATAAATTTTAAGATAAGAAGCGTTAACCCCATAACAGATTATGAAGCTGATTTGTATAGGACGTAATTATGTTGATCATATCGATGAATTAAATAACGAGCGTCCGGATGAACCGGTGGTTTTTATAAAACCCGATTCTGCCATTTTGCCCAAAGAACAAGATTTTTATATCCCCGAGTTTTCTCAAGATGTACATTATGAAGTAGAGGTCTTGGTGAAAATCAAAAAAGTGGGAAAACATATATCCAAAGCTTTTGCACACAAGTATTATGATGAAATAGGGTTGGGCATAGATTTTACGGCAAGAGACCTTCAATCCAAATTAAAATCCAAAGGATTGCCCTGGGAAAAGGCCAAAGGATTTGATGGAGCGGCCGTGGTTGGCAAGTGGTTGTCCAAAAATAAATTTAAAGATTTGGACAATCTAAATTTTTCACTGTCAAAAAATGGAGAAAAAATGCAAGAAGGGAATACCTCTTTGATGCTGTGGAAGATAGATGAAATTATAGCGTATGTATCTACTTATTTTATGCTAAAAAAGGGCGACATTATCTTTACCGGTACGCCTGCCGGTGTTGGTAAAGTAAGCCCAAATGACTACCTTGTCGGTACATTGGAAGGTGAGCAACTGTTTGATATTAATGTAAAATAATGATTTACAACCTCGATAAAATAAATGAAATGGCTGATGGTGATGAGGATTTCATTACCTCTGTAATTTCTGTGTTTTTGGAAGAAGTCCCAGAAGATTTGGAAAGCCTTGAAAAGGCGATCAGCTGTAAGGACTACGAAAACATATACAAGCTAGCGCACAAAATTAAACCCAACGTGGATATTTTGGGCATGGAGCAAACAAGGGCCAAGGCACTCGAAATAGAGACCTTGGGCAAAACTACAGGTAGTATGGAGGAGATTGAAGAAAAATTTCCTATCCTTAAAAAAGATGTACTCCAAGTGGTCGCCGAACTAAAAAACGACTTTAATTTATAGATGCAAGCCGAGATAATCACCATTGGGGACGAAATTCTCATTGGGCAGATTGTAGATTCCAATTCAGCGTTTATTTCCAAAGAGCTGAACAAAATTGGAGTCTCGGTCTATCAAATTACTTCCGTGCAAGACGATAGGGAGCATATACTTAAATCTCTAAAAGAAGCAGGGGAACGCTCTTCGGTGGTCATCATTACGGGGGGGTTGGGCCCCACAAAAGATGACGTGACCAAGCATGCTCTTTGTGAGTTCTTTGAGGACGAACTTGTTCGGGACGATTCGGTTTTGGGTCATATTGAAG
It encodes the following:
- the recR gene encoding recombination mediator RecR, with the translated sequence MEFSSKLLENAVYEMSQLPGIGKRTALRLVLHLLKQPEERTELLAHALLKLKSEVNFCKNCHNISDTELCEICANPKRDETIVCVVEDIRDVMAIENTSQYNGLYHVLGGKISPMEGVGPQDLNIASLVNKVKNGVVKELILALSSTMEGDTTNFYIYKQLDGLEVTTSTIARGISVGDELEYADEVTLGRSIINRVPFESSIKAN
- a CDS encoding dihydrolipoamide acetyltransferase family protein is translated as MSKFELKLPQMGESVAEATLTNWLKEVGDTIEMDEAIFEIATDKVDSEVPSEVDGVLLEKRFNVDDVIKVGEVVAVIQIEGEVDHVADDSSDEEMVEEPAEVPARELEAQMAGVKESVSAPAPDFSSSERFYSPLVKNIAKEENVSMDELEAIVGTGKKGRVTKNDIMAYLENRSNGNETKVEAAPQQEVKTEKASTPIAPKETVADKPKESKVQVGAGDEVIPLTRMGKLIAHHMIESVSTSAHVQSFVEVDVTNVVNWRNKVKNAFQQREGEKLTFTPIFMEAVAMALKKYPLMNISLDGDKVIKKKNINLGMAAALPDGNLIVPVIKNADQLNLVGMAKTVNDLASRARNNQLKPDEVKDGTYTVTNVGSFGSVFGTPIINQPQVGILALGAIRKMPSVIETDQGEYIGIRSKMYLSHSYDHRVVNGALGGMFVKAVADYLEAWDINREI
- a CDS encoding 3'-5' exonuclease, which gives rise to MQLQLTKPICFFDLETTGTNVAKDRIVEISILKVFPNGNKESKTWLVNPEMPIPAESEAIHGISDEKVANEPTFKQLSKDIYAMIRDSDLAGFNSDRFDIPLLAEEMLRADVDFDMKSMVSVDVQTIFHKMEKRTLEAAYKFYCDKNLDDAHSAEADTLATYEVLLAQLERYPELENDIKKLSEFTTRRQNLDFAGFIGLDEEENPIFSFGKHKGKTVDEVMEKEPGYFGWILNADFPLYTKKVLTQIKLSKLNNKF
- a CDS encoding fumarylacetoacetate hydrolase family protein translates to MKLICIGRNYVDHIDELNNERPDEPVVFIKPDSAILPKEQDFYIPEFSQDVHYEVEVLVKIKKVGKHISKAFAHKYYDEIGLGIDFTARDLQSKLKSKGLPWEKAKGFDGAAVVGKWLSKNKFKDLDNLNFSLSKNGEKMQEGNTSLMLWKIDEIIAYVSTYFMLKKGDIIFTGTPAGVGKVSPNDYLVGTLEGEQLFDINVK
- a CDS encoding Hpt domain-containing protein, with the translated sequence MIYNLDKINEMADGDEDFITSVISVFLEEVPEDLESLEKAISCKDYENIYKLAHKIKPNVDILGMEQTRAKALEIETLGKTTGSMEEIEEKFPILKKDVLQVVAELKNDFNL